In one Prosthecochloris aestuarii DSM 271 genomic region, the following are encoded:
- a CDS encoding ubiquinol-cytochrome c reductase iron-sulfur subunit has protein sequence MSVTKLDRNFFQRLLGLPATHKPVSPDCWTLQNGTVMLDLSKVTELSKAGSAVRLDGKGLEHSLLVVHGDDGRFHALKNVCTHGKRQLDPVPGTSTVQCCSIGASTFSYDGKLIEGPAKGPLTVYRVEEADKTLKIAL, from the coding sequence ATGAGTGTAACAAAACTTGACAGGAATTTTTTTCAGCGCCTTCTGGGTCTTCCGGCTACTCATAAGCCGGTATCTCCAGACTGCTGGACGCTCCAGAACGGGACGGTAATGCTCGATCTGTCGAAAGTAACGGAACTTTCCAAAGCCGGATCAGCGGTTCGCCTTGATGGCAAAGGCCTTGAGCACTCTCTTCTTGTTGTTCACGGCGACGACGGCCGGTTTCATGCGTTGAAAAATGTGTGTACGCATGGCAAACGACAGCTTGATCCCGTTCCGGGCACAAGTACGGTCCAGTGCTGCAGCATAGGTGCATCGACATTCTCCTATGACGGCAAACTGATCGAAGGGCCTGCAAAGGGACCATTGACCGTCTACAGGGTGGAGGAAGCGGATAAAACCCTGAAGATAGCGCTTTAG
- the carB gene encoding carbamoyl-phosphate synthase large subunit → MITPAHDLPSDVLSLARKISREQLLKAKENGFSDFQLANIFNATEPDIRMLRKHYGVESVFKTVDTCAAEFDASTPYHYSSYDDENESVRSDNKKVIILGGGPNRIGQGIEFDYCCVQAVFALREAGYETIMVNCNPETVSTDYDIADKLYFEPLTFEDTIRIIEHEDPLGVIVSFGGQTPLKLSSKLEEAGVTILGTSSKGIDLAEDRKKFGAVLRELNIPHPDYDTAISYEEAQEITRRIGYPVLVRPSYVLGGRAMKIIYSDDSLKEYVDQALFITEKYPLLIDRFLETAVEFDIDAIADTTDCVVSGIMQHVEAAGIHSGDSTSILPYHNINPEVIKTMKEYTRRLAERIGVVGLMNVQYAVQNDSVYVIEVNPRASRTVPFVGKATAIPVVKIATRVMLGEKLSDLRKEYRLADCDELGMNHLAIKEPVFPFSKFVKSGVYLGPEMRSTGEAMSLAYNFPEAFAKAYQAANMELPTSGTVFISVNDHDKDERIIRIAKDLYRIGFDLVATSGTQQYLIEHGIECKKVYKVGEEGRPNIFDTIRLGKIDFVINTPLGERALNDEEAIGAASVTSGVPFVTTIEAAEASIQAIDCLRQQEFGVKSLQEYASYRNQ, encoded by the coding sequence ATGATCACACCAGCTCATGACCTGCCGAGCGACGTCCTCAGCCTGGCCCGCAAAATATCCAGAGAACAACTCCTGAAAGCCAAGGAAAATGGTTTTTCTGATTTCCAGCTCGCCAACATTTTCAATGCGACCGAGCCGGATATCCGTATGCTCAGAAAGCATTACGGTGTGGAATCGGTTTTCAAAACCGTCGATACCTGTGCAGCAGAGTTCGACGCATCAACACCCTATCACTACTCGAGCTACGACGACGAAAACGAGTCTGTCCGTTCGGACAACAAGAAAGTCATCATTCTCGGCGGCGGACCGAACCGGATCGGTCAGGGCATCGAGTTCGACTACTGCTGTGTTCAGGCGGTCTTCGCCCTCAGAGAAGCCGGGTATGAAACCATCATGGTCAACTGCAATCCTGAAACCGTTTCGACCGACTACGATATTGCCGACAAGCTGTATTTCGAGCCTCTCACCTTTGAAGATACTATCCGCATCATCGAACACGAGGACCCCCTCGGCGTCATCGTGAGCTTTGGAGGCCAGACCCCGCTGAAACTCTCATCAAAGCTTGAAGAAGCCGGCGTTACCATTCTGGGAACATCATCGAAAGGCATTGACCTTGCCGAAGACAGAAAAAAGTTCGGGGCCGTGCTGCGAGAACTCAACATTCCGCATCCCGATTACGATACCGCGATCAGCTACGAGGAAGCCCAGGAAATAACCCGCAGGATCGGCTACCCAGTACTTGTCCGCCCAAGTTATGTTCTTGGCGGGCGGGCCATGAAAATCATCTACAGCGATGACTCACTCAAAGAGTATGTCGACCAGGCGCTGTTTATCACTGAAAAGTATCCGTTGCTCATCGACAGGTTCCTCGAAACTGCGGTAGAGTTTGACATCGATGCCATTGCCGACACGACGGACTGCGTTGTCAGCGGCATCATGCAGCATGTCGAAGCGGCAGGTATCCACAGCGGAGACTCGACATCCATTCTCCCCTATCATAATATCAATCCCGAGGTCATCAAGACCATGAAGGAGTACACCCGAAGACTGGCCGAAAGAATAGGCGTCGTCGGGCTCATGAATGTCCAGTATGCCGTCCAGAACGACAGCGTCTACGTCATCGAAGTCAACCCGCGCGCCAGCCGTACGGTTCCGTTTGTCGGTAAAGCAACCGCCATTCCTGTCGTCAAAATAGCAACACGGGTCATGCTGGGAGAGAAACTTTCAGATCTGCGCAAAGAGTATCGTCTGGCCGACTGTGACGAGCTTGGCATGAACCACCTTGCCATCAAGGAACCGGTATTTCCTTTCTCGAAGTTCGTCAAATCAGGCGTCTATCTTGGTCCGGAAATGCGCTCGACAGGTGAAGCAATGAGCCTTGCCTATAATTTCCCTGAAGCCTTTGCAAAGGCTTACCAGGCAGCCAACATGGAACTGCCGACATCAGGAACAGTTTTCATCAGCGTCAATGACCACGATAAAGATGAGAGAATTATACGCATCGCAAAAGATCTCTACCGTATAGGATTTGATCTGGTTGCCACCTCAGGCACGCAGCAATATCTGATAGAGCACGGTATCGAATGCAAAAAAGTCTATAAAGTCGGAGAAGAAGGTCGGCCCAACATCTTTGATACAATACGTCTGGGCAAAATCGACTTTGTCATCAACACGCCTCTGGGTGAGCGGGCACTGAACGACGAAGAAGCAATAGGTGCCGCCTCGGTCACAAGCGGAGTCCCATTTGTCACGACCATAGAAGCCGCCGAAGCATCAATTCAGGCGATCGACTGCCTCAGACAACAAGAGTTTGGCGTCAAGAGTCTTCAGGAATACGCCAGTTACCGCAATCAGTAA
- a CDS encoding putative molybdenum carrier protein encodes MIEKIVSGGQTGVDRAALDVAIARGVAHGGWCPLKRRAEDGRIADRYLLTETPLEEYRQRTRWNVRDADGTLIFTEGVCSGGTALTRRYALKLEKPLFVVDVRRPCPIEAVGEWIIAEGIRILNIAGPRRSSAPAIETQVVAFLTELLDSAY; translated from the coding sequence ATGATTGAGAAAATCGTTTCCGGCGGTCAGACAGGGGTGGACCGGGCGGCTCTTGATGTTGCCATTGCCAGAGGCGTGGCGCATGGCGGCTGGTGTCCGTTGAAGAGGAGAGCTGAAGATGGCAGGATTGCGGACCGTTATCTTCTTACCGAGACCCCGCTGGAAGAGTATCGGCAGCGAACCAGATGGAACGTTCGTGATGCTGACGGGACCCTGATTTTTACCGAAGGCGTTTGTTCCGGGGGAACGGCGTTAACGCGCAGGTATGCCTTGAAACTGGAAAAACCTTTATTTGTTGTCGATGTCAGACGCCCTTGTCCGATAGAGGCTGTAGGGGAATGGATTATTGCAGAGGGGATCAGAATACTCAATATCGCCGGTCCGAGAAGGAGTTCGGCACCGGCGATTGAGACTCAGGTTGTGGCGTTTCTCACTGAGCTGCTTGATAGCGCTTACTGA